The DNA region TAGCAGTCCTTGATGTTTTCGGATAAGCCAATGCCAAGCAGGCCGCCCAGAATGCGCGTGCCGAAATTGGTGCCCACGCCCGAATCGTAAAAAAGCGCCTTTCCTTCGCTTTTTGACTCGCGCCCGCTGGTTCCGCCCAGCGCTTTAAAAATCTTGAAAACATTGGTCGGTGCGGGCTTGCCGCGGTCTTTTTCTGACGGCTTGTTCCAGGTACCGTCGGCGCAAACGATGATATCTTTAGGCATGGCTCTATCCGAGAATCTGAGGTATCGTTTTCCTTATCATTCTAGCGCCAAGCAGCGGAGGGACAAAATGAAAACTCATCGCCAGGAATTGCTATTTAAAACCCCCACCAAGGAAGCGTTCATCAACATCACCCCGCAAGTCGAGGAAGCGCTGAAGGCAAGCGGCGTCAAGGAAGGACTGGTGCTGGTCAACGCGATGCATATTACCGCTTCGGTGTTCGTCAATGACGACGAGCGGGGCTTGCACAGCGACTTTACCCGCTTTCTGGAGGGGCTTGCTCCCCACCAACCCATCAAGCAATACCGCCACAACGACACTGGCGAGGACAACGCCGATGCCCACATCAAGCGCCAGCTATTTGGGCGCGAAGTCGTGGTTGCAGTGACTTCGGGAAAACTG from Burkholderiales bacterium includes:
- a CDS encoding secondary thiamine-phosphate synthase enzyme YjbQ → MKTHRQELLFKTPTKEAFINITPQVEEALKASGVKEGLVLVNAMHITASVFVNDDERGLHSDFTRFLEGLAPHQPIKQYRHNDTGEDNADAHIKRQLFGREVVVAVTSGKLDFGPWEQIFYGEFDGRRPKRVLVKIIGE